The proteins below come from a single Melospiza georgiana isolate bMelGeo1 chromosome 4, bMelGeo1.pri, whole genome shotgun sequence genomic window:
- the NCF4 gene encoding neutrophil cytosol factor 4, which yields MVRSASDFDQLPDDVPVSANIADIEEKKGFTNYYMFVIEVKLKGGGRYLIFRRYREFYALHTKLEERYGPESSNSPFTCTLPVLPGKVFVGAKKEIAENRIPILNVYMKNLLCLPAWVLMDEDVRLFFYHSTFDGEQVPHRLRRLRPRTRRVKSVSDQVPVFDRTAAPRAEALFDFPGTNKLELSFKKGDLIYLLSKVNKDWLEGTADGATGIFPCAFVKIIKDLPQQEDTVNKVRCYYYDETVSTIRDISVEEDLSSIPSFKDLMELMRQEFNQEDIVLNYRDPEGDLIRLLSDQDVELMVSQSRRSPSEKHFFPWKLHITHKDDLGVYNTSPGGGATQTVGAICTNKSPERSLP from the exons TGATTTTGACCAGCTTCCAGATGATGTACCTGTTTCAGCTAATATCGCAGATATTGAAGAGAAGAAAGGCTTTACTAATTACTAT ATGTTTGTCATTGAAGTAAAGCTTAAAGGTGGTGGTAGATACCTGATTTTCCGGCGCTATCGTGAGTTCTATGCCCTGCACACCAAACTAGAGGAGAGATATGGGCCAGAGAGCAGTAACAGCCCATTTACCTGCACACTCCCTGTACTGCCAG GAAAAGTTTTTGTTGGTGCCAAAAAGGAAATTGCTGAGAACAGGATTCCTATCCTAAATGTCTACATGAAG aacctgctctgcctccctgcttGGGTGTTGATGGATGAGGACGTTCGGCTGTTCTTCTACCACTCAACCTTTGATGGCGAGCAGGTGCCTCACAGACTGAGACGGCTTCGCCCACGGACACGCCGAGT TAAGAGTGTTTCAGATCAAGTGCCTGTTTTTGACCGCACCGCAGCTCCGCGGGCTGAG GCACTGTTTGATTTTCCTGGAACCAATAAACTGGAACTCAGCTTCAAGAAAGGAGATTTGATCTATCTACTCAGCAAAGTAAACAAAGACTGGTTGGAG GGAACTGCTGATGGTGCCACTGGGATTTTCCCATGTGCTTTTGTGAAGATCATAAAAGATTTACCACAGCAGGAAGACACAGTTAATAAAGTTCGCTGTTATTACTATGATGAGACTGTGAGCACCATCAG GGATATCTCAGTGGAAGAGGATCTGAGCAGCATTCCATCATTCAAAGATCTAATGGAATTGATGAG GCAGGAGTTTAACCAAGAAGACATTGTTTTGAATTACCGGGACCCTGAAGGTGACCTGATCCGCTTGCTCTCTGATCAGGATGTTGAACTCATGGTGTCTCAGAGCAGAAGAAGTCCCTCTGAGAAGCACTTCTTCCCTTGGAAGTTGCACATCACTCACAAAGATGACTTGGGTGTCTACAACACTAGTCCAGGAGGAGGTGCTACTCAAACAGTAGGGGCTAT ATGTACAAACAAGAGTCCAGAGAGATCCCTGCCATGA